DNA from Salmo trutta chromosome 14, fSalTru1.1, whole genome shotgun sequence:
CTCAGCGCGAATGTTGactataatccatggcttctggttggagtatgtacgtacagtcacttgGGGACGAAGTCCTCGATGCACtgattgataaagccagtgagtgtggtgtactcctcaatgccatcgaaagaatcccagaacatattccagtctgtgctagcaaaacagtcctgtagtttagcatctgcttcatctgaccacttttttatagaccgtgtcactggtgcttcctgcttgaatttttgcttgtaagcaggaaacaggaggatataattatggtcagatttgccaaatggagggcgagggagagctttgaacgcgtctctgtgtgtggactaaaggtggtctagaatttctttccctctggttgcacatgtaacatgctgatagaaatgaggtaaaactgatttaagtttcctgctgggtttttcacactcaacagtttcctgtgtgtatcaacaatggtccaccacccaaaggacatccagccaacttgacacaaccgtgggaagcattggagtcaacatgggccaacatccctgtggaatgctttcgacaccttgtagagtccatgccccaaccaattgaggctgttctgagggcaaaagggggagggcattaggtgttcctaatgtttggtatactcagtgagGTTTAGTAAATCTGAGTGATTCATATTTTTACATATTCATATTTTGGAGGTATTTGATGAAGTAAATTATGATTATTGTGGAATTGGTAGCAAAGCACACAAGTTATTGCTCATAGAGCAGCAGTCTCACTAAGCATGTGACACAAATCACTTACACAACTTACACTGTTTACAAATAACTTAATTTGAGCCCCTGCCACAGCAAGCTTTTCATAATAGAAAGTGGTGGGTGTGGTCACTTTTGAGTGTACACCCAACTATTTCCCTGGACAAACTTGTTCCTGTTGTTCCCTCCATCTCCCAAGGCCACACCTCAAAGGTGCAGCTACCTGAATGTCAACCATGTACCTATTTGCTTatgttatttacattttacatcatttagcagacactcttatccagagcgacttacagtagtgaatgcatacatttcatacattttttttctgtgctggccccccgtgggaattgaacccacaaccctggtgttgcaaacaccatgctctaccaactgagctacagggaaggctatgtaAACAGGTTACCCCTCCATAGCCCCTTTTTAGTTGTGGTTTCAGCTGGTTTTGGTCTTTATGGTAAAATGAGCTGTGCCattattgtatttgtttgtagtTTTAATTCTGGAGTGGAAATATTACCTTTCTTTGCATTTGATACTCTTGAAGGCCTATATATATTTAGGCCTATATGATTTGATAATTATAGAATGAAACCAAGCTGAGAATTTATTTTCAATTGATTCTTTCCTCCTCAACAGGTTTAAACAGAAGAGCGTTTCATTAAAGGCTGCTGTGAAAACATCAGGATCATGGTATGTGAGATCATTCATCCATTAGCCATGATGATAGTAATAACAAGCATATTCCAACACAATAAGCTAAGCaaaaagaaatgtactttttgaAAAACACCTATGCCCCAACATTGCTTTCTGGAAGTGAATTTCATTTTAAAAATCTATAACAaatgttattgtaaataacatttCTAAGTTCATTGTTGAAATTCTATTTGATGTTTGAAACATGACCAATGCTGATGCTACACACCTACCTTTGTATATCTGCTTTTAGCCTGGTCACCGTAGGGGAAGGAGCCTCTCTGAGGGGCTGATGCTGGAGGAATCAGAAAAGGGAGGATTGGTTATCTCTAGCGTTATCGGTGGCTCTTCTGGCAATCATGGGCTCAAAGAAGGTATGAGTCTCTTATTTAATGTATACACTTTTTGTTTTGGTATTTACATTTCTTTGAGAAAATGTAAAATTTCACATTTTGGATTGTTGTCTGAATTATGTGGAACAGTAAAATACAGTGCAACTGAGCCacaggcttccctgtggctcagttggtagagcatggtgtttgcaacgccagcatggtgtgtgcaacgccagggttgtgggtttgattcccatggggggccagtacaaaaaacaaaaaaaatgtatgcattcgctactgtaagtagagcgtctgctaaatgacgtaaatgtagaaGATCTTTTTTTTTCAGGAGATGAAATTGTGGGTGCCACAATCAACTTTGACCAACTTTCGAAAGACGATGTGTTGAAAATACTGAAGCTGATGGATGATAATGGATTTGATGAGAAGGTTCAAGTTCTGACTAAAAATAATTTGAGCAAGAGTATGGGGACCTTGGACAGCATCAAAGCACCAGAGGAGGTTTGTGGAATATAGTTAGTAAATAGAATAAGCAGGGGGGGAAATTATTTCAGAAGGTTGCTGGATAAAATATGTTGTTTGTTAAAGGGTCAGTTTGAGAtgttggcaatgaagccctttatttacttccccagagtcagataaccttgtggataccatttttatgtctctgcgtgtagTTTGAAGGAATTTGAAGGATTGGTTTCTCTTCACAGATGCTGAAGGATTCATATAATAGACTCTACAATGCCAAAATAAATAGGTTCATGACAAATGACAGCCCTGGACAACCTGCAGGTGCTGGGGAAAGAGGCTCCCATAATGGACAGGTGAAGGGCAAGGGACCGGGACCTCTCTGGGACAAGCCTAAAGTGAAAGGTGACCTCAAACTCCCTGTCCTCACCACGGATAACCCAGTTGTGGAGACACCCAAAGTAGATGCTCCTACCTACCTAGAGTCTCCAGACCTCAAATTCTCTGCTCCAAAGTTAAAGGTGCCTAAACTTGATGTCAAAGGCGCGGTACCTGATGCTCGCGGTGGAGAACTTTCATTGCCTAATGCCAAAATTAGTGCATCAGATCTCTCCCTGCCTCATTTGAATGGGTCACTAAACATTGATGCTCCATCAGTTAACCTGGAAAGGCCATATCTTGAAACTGATATAGATGCTATCGATGTTCTAGAATTTGATATGTCTTTGCCCGAAGTTGACCTCAAATGCCCTGATCTTGACCTAAAAGTTATAGATCCACTTCCCAAAGTTGTAGGAAATATCAATGTCCCAGAAGCAGAGCTCAATCTACCAGAGGAGGTTGTCACTGGACCTACTTTAAATATCAACGCCCCAAAGTTTGATATTGAAAGaggcaaaaatgtaaaaatgccCAAATTTAAGATGCCTGACTTGGGTCTCTCTGGACCCAGAGTAAATGTACCCAGCCTTGAGGTTGATACACCAAATATGAGGATCCCAGATAAAAATCTCAAAGGTCCCCAACGAGACCTACAAACACCAGATGTTAATCTCAAAGGTCCTAATCTAGATCTGCAAGCCCCAGATGTCAGCATGATGAATATGCCTTCAAGTAAAATCAGAGTCTGGTCCTCCAAGAAACTGAAAAACCCAAACCTTGATGTGGATGATCCCTCTGGTTATTTTGAATTGCCTAAGGTTAGGCTCTCTCGCACAGTACAAAAAGGACCAGATCTTGGCATTGATGCTGATGTAAAAACACCAAAGGTAAGTCTCAAAGCTCCCAAGATAAAAGGTGGGCTTGATGCACCTGACTTGAATTTACCCAAAGTCGACCTGAAAGAACTTAAATTAGATGTAAACACTCCAGATATTGACATTGATGGCATTGATGGAGACTTGGACGGACCCAACCTGAGCTTATCATCTTCCAAATTAAAACGATCAGACTTGGATGTAGGTAGCCCATATGGAAAATTAAAGATGCCAAGTTTTAAAATGCCAGACTTTGGCTTCTCAGGGCCAGATGTTCAAGGGCCTGACTTTGAGGTAAAAAATCCAGACTTGGATCTTTCAGCCCCAAAGTTTAAAGGGGGAATTAGTCCCCCAGATTTGGATCTGCCACATGTAGACCTCAAAGGCCCCAAATTAGACCTCAAGGCATCAGATGTAAACTTTAATATGCCCTCAGGTAAAGTCAAAGTACCTACGTTGAAGAAACCAAAGGTTGATCTGAATGCTCCTGATCTGGCCATTAATGGCCCCTCTGGTAAACTGAAAATGCCCAAATTTGGGCTGTCTGGTAAAATGCCAAAATCTCCCAAATTGAATCTCAAAGCTCCAAAGATGAAGGGGGGAATTGATTTTTCAGACCTGAATTTACCAGATGCTGACCTCAAAGCCCCTAAACTAGATGTGAATGCTCCAGATCTCGACATCAATGCACCCTCAGGGAAATTCAAGATGCCTAAATTTGGGCTGTCTGGTACAATGCCAAAATCTCCcaaattaaatattaaagctcCAAAGATGAAGGGGGGAATTGATTTTCCAGACCTGAATTTACCAGATGCTGACCTCAAAGCCCCTAAACTAGATGTGAATGCTCCAGATCTCGACATCAATGCACCCTCAGGGAAATTCAAGATGCCAAAATTTGGGCTGTCTGGTACAATGCCAACATCTCCCAAATTAAATCTTAAAGCTCCAAAGATGAAGGGGGGAATTGATTTTTCAGACCTGAATTTACCAGATGCTGACCTCAAAGCCCCTAAACTAGATGTGAATGCTCCAGATGTAGACATCAATGCACCCTCAGGGAAATTCAAGATGCCTAAATTCAGAGGCCTAAAGGGACAAGATGTTGACATTAATGGCGCTATAGAGGGACCAGATCGGAACTTGTCATCTCCCAAACTCAAGGGTCCCAAAGCAGACCTAAACATTCCAGACACTGATATTGACAGTCCATCAGGAAAACTCAAAATGCCAACTTTCAAGATGCCAGATTTAGGATTCTCTGGACCAAAAGTTAAGGGGCCTGACTTAGATCTTTCAGCCCCCAAGTTAAAAGGGGGAATTAGTCCCCCAAATTTAGATCTGCCACATGTAGACCTCAAAGGCCCCAAATTAGACCTCAATGCACCAGATGTAGACTTGAATATGCCCTCAGGTAAAGTCAAAGTACCTACATTGAAGAAACCAAAGGTTGATCTGAATGCTCCTGGTCTGGACATTGATGGCCCCTCTGGTAAACTTAAAATGCCCAAATTTGGGCTGTCTGGTAAAATGCCAAAATCTCCcaaattaaatattaaagctcCAAAGATGAAGGGGGGAATTGATTTTCCAGACCTGAATTTACCAGATGCTGACCTCAAAGCCCCTAAACTAGATGTGAATGCTCCAGATCTCGACATCAATGCACCCTCAGGGAAATTCAAGATGCCTAAATTTGGGCTGTCTGGTACAATGCCAAAATCTCCcaaattaaatattaaagctcCAAAGATGAAGGGGGGAATTGATTTTCCAGACCTGAATTTAAAAGATGCTGACCTCAAAGCCCCTAAACTAGATGTGAATGCTCCAGATCTCGACATCAATGCACCCTCAGGGAAATTCAAGATGCCTAAATTTGGGCTGTCTGGTACAATGCCAAAATCTCCcaaattaaatattaaagctcCAAAGATGAAGGGGGGAATTGATTTTCCAGACCTGAATTTACCAGATGCTGACCTCAAAGCCCCTAAACTAGATGTGAATGCTCCAGATCTCGACATCAATGCACCCTCAGGGAAATTCAAGATGCCTAAATTTGGGCTGTCTGGTACAATGCCAAAATCTCCcaaattaaatattaaagctcCAAAGATGAAGGGGGGAATTGATTTTCCAGACCTGAATTTACCAGATGCTGACCTCAAAGCCCCTAAACTAGATGTGAATGCTCCAGATCTCGACATCAATGCACCCTCAGGGAAATTCAAGATGCCTAAATTTGGGCTGTCTGGTACAATGCCAAAATCTCCCAAATTAAATCTTAAAGCTCCAAAGATGAAGGGGGGAATTGATTTCCCAGACCTGAATTTCCCAGATGCTGACCTCAAAGCCCCTAAACTAGATGTGAATGCTCCAGATCTCGACATCAATGCACCCTCAGGGAAATTCAAGATGCCTAAATTTGGGCTGCCTGGTACAATGCCAAAATCTCCCAAATTAAATCTTAAAGCTCCAAAGATGAAGGGGGGAATTGATTTTTCAGACCTGAATTTACCAGATGCTGACCTCAAAGCCCCTAAACTAGATGTGAATGCTCCAGATCTCGACATCAATGCACCCTCAGGGAAATTCAAGATGCCTAAATTCAGAGGCCTAAAGGGACCAGATGTTGACATTAATGGCGCTATAGAGGGACCAGATCTGAACTTGTCATCTCCCAAACTCAAGGGTCCCAAAGCAGGCCTAAACATTCCAGACACTGATATTGACAGTCCATCAGGAAAACTCAAAATGCCAACTTTCAAGATGCCAGATTTAGGATTCTCTGGACCAAAAGTTAAGGGGCCTGACTTAGATCTTTCAGCCCCCAAGTTTAAAGGGGGAATTAGTCCCCCAGATTTGGATCTGCCACATGTAGACCTCAAAGGCCCCAAATTAGACCTCAATGCACCAGATGTAAACTTTAATATGCCCTCCAGTAAAGTCAATGTACCTACATTGAAGAAACCAAAGGTTGATCTGAATGCTCCTGATCTGGACATTGATGGCCCCTCTGGTAAACTGAAAATGCCCAAATTTGTGCTGTCTGGTAAAATGCCAAAATCCACAAAACTGAATCTCAAAGCCCCAAAGATAAAGGGGGGAATTGATTTTCCAGACCTGAATTTACCAGATGCTGACCTCAAAGCCCCTAAACTAGATGTGAATGCTCCAGATCTCGACATCAATGCACCCTCAGGGAAATTCAAGATGCCTAAATTTGGGCTGCCTGGTACAATGCCAAAATCTCCCAAATTAAATCTTAAAGCTCCAAAGATGAAGGGGGGAATTGATTTTTCAGACCTGAATTTACCAGATGCTGACCTCAAAGCCCCTAAACTAGATGTGAATGCTCCAGATCTCGACATCAATGCACCCTCAGGGAAATTCAAGATGCCTAAATTCAGAGGCCTAAAGGGACCAGATGTTGACATTAATGGCGCTATAGAGGGACCAGATCTGAACTTGTCATCTCCCAAACTCAAGGGTCCCAAAGCAGGCCTAAACATTCCAGACACTGATATTGACAGTCCATCAGGAAAACTCAAAATGCCAACTTTCAAGATGCCAGATTTAGGATTCTCTGGACCAAAAGTTAAGGGGCCTGACTTAGATCTTTCAGCCCCCAAGTTTAAAGGGGGAATTAGTCCCCCAGATTTGGATCTGCCACATGTAGACCTCAAAGGCCCCAAATTAGACCTCAATGCACCAGATGTAAACTTTAATATGCCCTCCGGTAAAGTCAATGTACCTACATTGAAGAAACCAAAGGTTGATCTGAATGCTCCTGATCTGGACATTGATGGCCCCTCTGGTAAACTGAAAATGCCCAAATTTGTGCTGTCTGGTAAAATGCCAAAATCCACAAAACTGAATCTCAAAGCCCCAAAGATAAAGGGGGGAATTGATTTTCCAGACCTGAATTTACCAGATGCTGACCTCAAAGCCCCTAAACTAGATGTGAATGCTCCAGATCTCGACATCAATGCACCCTCAGGGAAATTCAAGATGCCTAAATTTGGGCTGTCTGGTACAATGCCAAAATCTCCCAAATTAAATCTTAAAGCTCCAAAGATGAAGGGGGGAATTGATTTCCCAGACCTGAATTTCCCAGATGCTGACCTCAAAGCCCCTAAACTAGATGTGAATGCTCCAGATCTCGACATCAATGCACCCTCAGGGAAATTCAAGATGCCTAAATTTGGGCTGCCTGGTACAATGCCAAAATCTCCCAAATTAAATCTTAAAGCTCCAAAGATGAAGGGGGGAATTGATTTTTCAGACCTGAATTTACCAGATGCTGACCTCAAAGCCCCTAAACTAGATGTGAATGCTCCAGATGTAGACATCAATGCACCCTCAGGGAAATTCAAGATGCCTAAATTCAGAGGCCTAAAGGGACCAGATGTTGACATTAATGGCGCTATAGAGGGACCAGATCTGAACTTGTCATCTCCCAAACTCAAGGGTCCCAAAGCAGGCCTAAACATTCCAGACACTGATATTGACAGTCCATCAGGAAAACTCAAAATGCCAACTTTCAAGATGCCAGATTTAGGATTCTCTGGACCAAAAGTTAAGGGGCCTGACTTAGATCTTTCAGCCCCCAAGTTTAAAGGGGGAATTAGTCCCCCAGATTTGGATCTGCCACATGTAGACCTCAAAGGCCCCAAATTAGACCTCAATGCACCAGATGTAAACTTTAATATGCCCTCCGGTAAAGTCAATGTACCTACATTGAAGAAACCAAAGGTTGATCTGAATGCTCCTGATCTAGACATTGATGGCCCCTCTGGTAAACTGAAAATGCCCAAATTTGTGCTGTCTGGTAAAATGCCAAAATCCACAAAACTGAATCTCAAAGCCCCAAAGATAAAGGGGGGAATTGATTTCCCAGATTTGAATTTACCAGATGCTGACCTCAAAGCCCCTAAACTAGATGTGAATACCCCAGATCTTGACATAAATGCACCTTCTGGGAAATTCAAAATGCCAAAATTTAAAATGCCTAAATTCAGGGGCCTAAAGGGACCAGATGTTGACATTGATGGAGACTTCGAGGGCCCAGATATAGATATCAATGCCCCCACAGCTAACCTCAAAGGTCCCAAAACAGGTCTAAAAATGCCTGATTTGAAGATGCCTGATTTCAGactatctggcccaaatgtagaTTATGACTTACCCAATATTGACCTCTCAGCCCCAAAGCTAAAAGGGGGAATCAGTCCCCCAGATTTGAAACTACCTAAGGGTCATCTCAGAGGGCCCAAACTAGACCTCAATGCTCCAGATATGCCCTCAGGTAGATTCAGAGTTCCAACCATAGAGAGGCCAAATGATAGCATCAAAGCCCCTGATTTTGACATCAACACTCCTTCATTCAAAATGCCCAAAATGCCTAAATTTGCGTTGTCTAGTCCAAAAAGACCAGACCATGACATCAGTGCTGACATTGGTTTTAAATTGTCAAAGATGAAAGGTGGGATTGGTTCACCACACCTGGACCTACCTACAGTTGACCTAGAAGCCCCTAAGGTAGATGTAGACACTCCAGATATGAACATTGATGCCCCCTATGGGAAATTCAAAATGCCCCAACTCAAAATGCCTAAATTCGGCCTTTCTGGCTTGAAAGGTCCAGATCCTGGAATAGATGGAGACATTGATGGACCGGACCTGAGCTTGTCAGCCCTGAAAGTAAACACAGCGATCGGTAGTCCAGATTTAGACATAAGTGTTCCCTCTGGTAATCTCAAAGGCCCCCAAGCTGATCTCAATTTGCCAGACAGTGACATTGCTATACAATCTGAAAAACTCAAACTGCCATCCTTTAAGTTGCCTCAGTTTGGAAGTCCCAATCTAAGGGCAGGTACACATATGGACTTTATGAAAACAAATGACATTTCTCCTCCAAAGGCTAAAGTGAATCTAAAAGCACCAGACTTGAAAGTTAGTCACCCAGATGTCAGCCTGAGCATACCCAAAGCTGATATCAGAAGCCCAGAATACAAAGTGTCATCTCATAGTAAACGCAGATCTGATATCCCAGGTGGAGCGCATATAAAAGTGCAAGCAgaagacagagatacagaagtGACACTGCCACACACTGATAGGAAGTCTAGGAAGGTCAAAGGAAGGGCCAGTTATCCCATTGCAGATATTGATTTGCCAAAAGTTGAGTATGAAGCATCTGGTTTGGAACTGAGAGGTTCAGACCTTAATGATTCCACAGGGAAATTAAAAATGTCAAAATCCAAGACTTCTAAATTGGGCAGTCATACAAGAATACCAGACCTTGATATAGACTCAAGTCTTGCCAGTATTAACGCCTCAGTCCCTAAACTCCCACCCCCAAGGTATGGAGTCGAGGTTTCACAGCCAGATTTACATTTGAGTAGAACTGACCTCAAGGGCAATACACATCATATGAAAGTCCCAGCTGGTGAAACCAGCAGAACAAAAAGGAGAAGTCCAAAACAGTCTGAAATTGGAACATCCATGTCAAATTTTACTCATGGTTCAAGCCCCAAAATGTCTGAAGATCAAGAAGGATATTTTGTCACTGTATTTCCCAAACATCTCAAAGGGGATGTACCAGACGGAACTGGGAGCCTGAAAAATCATCACAAGGAAGAGTCAAACCGTAGATCTCATACACTCAGAAGTCTCGACTTCAGTGCATCAAATGTGGACCTTGAAGTTCCAGAAGATGAGAACTTAAAAGGGTCAACATTCTGGCTTTCCAAGCTTATATAGCGTTCAGACAACTGACTAAATGTCCTTTTAAGCTGGTTTCAATCACAATCTTCTGTTGAAACATAATGCAGAAAACGTCTGTTACATATAAAACAAGCATCAGATTATTTGCACTTATTTGTACTTTTTTATGTAAATTGATTGGTATTTGTTATGAACATGTTGAAAACGAATGTGTAAAGCTTTCTTTTGTCAAgtgattaaaaaaatgtattaaaggtTTGTTATGTTCTGTTGATAAGCTATTCGAATGGTATTTTTCTCTTCATTGTAATAAAATTAAATGGGATTTAGTAACTTTTATAAATCTTTGTTTTATCTTTCTTTACATGAATTCAACAAAatgattaattcaaaacaacTTTAAAA
Protein-coding regions in this window:
- the LOC115208705 gene encoding neuroblast differentiation-associated protein AHNAK isoform X2; translated protein: MPGHRRGRSLSEGLMLEESEKGGLVISSVIGGSSGNHGLKEGDEIVGATINFDQLSKDDVLKILKLMDDNGFDEKVQVLTKNNLSKSMGTLDSIKAPEEMLKDSYNRLYNAKINRFMTNDSPGQPAGAGERGSHNGQVKGKGPGPLWDKPKVKGDLKLPVLTTDNPVVETPKVDAPTYLESPDLKFSAPKLKVPKLDVKGAVPDARGGELSLPNAKISASDLSLPHLNGSLNIDAPSVNLERPYLETDIDAIDVLEFDMSLPEVDLKCPDLDLKVIDPLPKVVGNINVPEAELNLPEEVVTGPTLNINAPKFDIERGKNVKMPKFKMPDLGLSGPRVNVPSLEVDTPNMRIPDKNLKGPQRDLQTPDVNLKGPNLDLQAPDVSMMNMPSSKIRVWSSKKLKNPNLDVDDPSGYFELPKVRLSRTVQKGPDLGIDADVKTPKVSLKAPKIKGGLDAPDLNLPKVDLKELKLDVNTPDIDIDGIDGDLDGPNLSLSSSKLKRSDLDVGSPYGKLKMPSFKMPDFGFSGPDVQGPDFEVKNPDLDLSAPKFKGGISPPDLDLPHVDLKGPKLDLKASDVNFNMPSGKVKVPTLKKPKVDLNAPDLAINGPSGKLKMPKFGLSGKMPKSPKLNLKAPKMKGGIDFSDLNLPDADLKAPKLDVNAPDLDINAPSGKFKMPKFGLSGTMPKSPKLNIKAPKMKGGIDFPDLNLPDADLKAPKLDVNAPDLDINAPSGKFKMPKFRGLKGQDVDINGAIEGPDRNLSSPKLKGPKADLNIPDTDIDSPSGKLKMPTFKMPDLGFSGPKVKGPDLDLSAPKLKGGISPPNLDLPHVDLKGPKLDLNAPDVDLNMPSGKVKVPTLKKPKVDLNAPGLDIDGPSGKLKMPKFGLSGKMPKSPKLNIKAPKMKGGIDFPDLNLPDADLKAPKLDVNAPDLDINAPSGKFKMPKFGLSGTMPKSPKLNIKAPKMKGGIDFPDLNLKDADLKAPKLDVNAPDLDINAPSGKFKMPKFGLSGTMPKSPKLNIKAPKMKGGIDFPDLNLPDADLKAPKLDVNAPDLDINAPSGKFKMPKFGLSGTMPKSPKLNIKAPKMKGGIDFPDLNLPDADLKAPKLDVNAPDLDINAPSGKFKMPKFGLSGTMPKSPKLNLKAPKMKGGIDFPDLNFPDADLKAPKLDVNAPDLDINAPSGKFKMPKFGLPGTMPKSPKLNLKAPKMKGGIDFSDLNLPDADLKAPKLDVNAPDLDINAPSGKFKMPKFRGLKGPDVDINGAIEGPDLNLSSPKLKGPKAGLNIPDTDIDSPSGKLKMPTFKMPDLGFSGPKVKGPDLDLSAPKFKGGISPPDLDLPHVDLKGPKLDLNAPDVNFNMPSSKVNVPTLKKPKVDLNAPDLDIDGPSGKLKMPKFVLSGKMPKSTKLNLKAPKIKGGIDFPDLNLPDADLKAPKLDVNAPDLDINAPSGKFKMPKFGLPGTMPKSPKLNLKAPKMKGGIDFSDLNLPDADLKAPKLDVNAPDLDINAPSGKFKMPKFRGLKGPDVDINGAIEGPDLNLSSPKLKGPKAGLNIPDTDIDSPSGKLKMPTFKMPDLGFSGPKVKGPDLDLSAPKFKGGISPPDLDLPHVDLKGPKLDLNAPDVNFNMPSGKVNVPTLKKPKVDLNAPDLDIDGPSGKLKMPKFVLSGKMPKSTKLNLKAPKIKGGIDFPDLNLPDADLKAPKLDVNAPDLDINAPSGKFKMPKFGLSGTMPKSPKLNLKAPKMKGGIDFPDLNFPDADLKAPKLDVNAPDLDINAPSGKFKMPKFGLPGTMPKSPKLNLKAPKMKGGIDFSDLNLPDADLKAPKLDVNAPDVDINAPSGKFKMPKFRGLKGPDVDINGAIEGPDLNLSSPKLKGPKAGLNIPDTDIDSPSGKLKMPTFKMPDLGFSGPKVKGPDLDLSAPKFKGGISPPDLDLPHVDLKGPKLDLNAPDVNFNMPSGKVNVPTLKKPKVDLNAPDLDIDGPSGKLKMPKFVLSGKMPKSTKLNLKAPKIKGGIDFPDLNLPDADLKAPKLDVNTPDLDINAPSGKFKMPKFKMPKFRGLKGPDVDIDGDFEGPDIDINAPTANLKGPKTGLKMPDLKMPDFRLSGPNVDYDLPNIDLSAPKLKGGISPPDLKLPKGHLRGPKLDLNAPDMPSGRFRVPTIERPNDSIKAPDFDINTPSFKMPKMPKFALSSPKRPDHDISADIGFKLSKMKGGIGSPHLDLPTVDLEAPKVDVDTPDMNIDAPYGKFKMPQLKMPKFGLSGLKGPDPGIDGDIDGPDLSLSALKVNTAIGSPDLDISVPSGNLKGPQADLNLPDSDIAIQSEKLKLPSFKLPQFGSPNLRAGTHMDFMKTNDISPPKAKVNLKAPDLKVSHPDVSLSIPKADIRSPEYKVSSHSKRRSDIPGGAHIKVQAEDRDTEVTLPHTDRKSRKVKGRASYPIADIDLPKVEYEASGLELRGSDLNDSTGKLKMSKSKTSKLGSHTRIPDLDIDSSLASINASVPKLPPPRYGVEVSQPDLHLSRTDLKGNTHHMKVPAGETSRTKRRSPKQSEIGTSMSNFTHGSSPKMSEDQEGYFVTVFPKHLKGDVPDGTGSLKNHHKEESNRRSHTLRSLDFSASNVDLEVPEDENLKGSTFWLSKLI